From Vigna angularis cultivar LongXiaoDou No.4 chromosome 11, ASM1680809v1, whole genome shotgun sequence:
GCTGAGATGCGCAAATTCATTTGGAATGTGAATGTTATTGCTCAACTAGTTGTGTGCTTTACCTCATTTAATCACTATATATTGGCATGTGGGATTTTTCCTTTATGACAGAAAAGAAGGATGTTGCTCCAAGACACTTAGCTCTTATTGATCATCAATTCACCATTGATGTGGCTTTGATTTGTTTTTGTCAACTTAATTGTAACTGTTACACTTGTATCCACATGCAACATGCGTTATTTTTGGCCTTAAAGCTGCATATTGTACACAAAAATAATTGTGCAACTCGGGGAAAAAGGTTACAAGCATCCCTGGGAGTATGCACCAACTTGAATTTGTAACTTTTTTGGTACAGTCTTTATTATAACTTTGTTACGTTAAGCTGCCACATGAAGCATGCTTGATTCATTTTTCACTATGTATTTTCAAAAAGCACCTTCGTGAAAGCTTTCTAGTCTTCGAAAACTTAATTGTTTCggtccacttttttttttttttttaattatcactGGCGCAGTATTGTTATTTGGTCCTCCccttatttctattttattgtctgtTTCTTGTTTAGAATATAGGTTCTGGACCGATCAATGGGATGGTGTGTCTGCCTTTGATTACTTTAATCTGATAGGCTAAGTGGTTGTTTGGTTTCACCTCCAACAATTTAGTACTTGTTACTAGACGGAACAAACATAACCTATCATTTTATGCTTCTGCGTCAATAGTGGAAGGACTCAATTTTAGATCCAATGCAACGGAGATTCAAACATTATTTGAAACATTGAGTACATATTTTTTCGTCCTAAACCTTATCacttaaatgaagaaatttgCTAGTTTTAGAGTATGCCAACATATTGCcttattaacatataatttaacgTCGAAAGCATTTATGTCAGTCTTTAATCTTGATCACCAAATCAGAACCAGTGGTttattatgcttttttttttcttgataacTTGTCGTTTTCGTCAATTTTGGGCGATTTCAAGTGGAAATGTTTATATGATAAACAAACAGGcttctaatttattataaaatatcgTCCAACTTGAAAAGTCTTGGGCAAACAAGTCAATGCCAGAAATTTCCATGAAACCTTCAGTTTCAGTTTTCAAGAAGTGGAAGCTCATTTTGCAGCAATAACTATTCcaatataatatacaaaatcAATCTATTGCTCCAAAACCGTAGGATTTGTGCCTACCAGTACAGCCGTAAGATTTACAGGTTGATACTAACTAAGGAGAAAGAATACTTTTTAACTTATTATGATTACGGTTCGAGACTCCCTAACTTCAGGAGCCTGTAAGGTTTTCATTCAAACGCTTCTTTCTTAATCTCTTATCTCTGTTCTCATTCAAGAACTCAAGACGAAAGATACAATCTGTCAGTGTTTGGTTTGGCTTTAATTTGCGTTTCTATTTATAACCTTGTTCGTATTGATTTACGAGTTAGTTTCTGTTATTTTGTCCTTTTAACTCTTGGATCATGGCTTAAGCTGGTTTGTCTATCTATTTTGGTcgatttatgtttatttaagaCACTCTGTTTACTTGATTCCATAGCTGATTGTTAAATAACTGTATTTCAAATTGAAGTGTGGTTCTAACTGCATACATTTTGACCTATAAATTTCATCATATTTGGACTGAATATGGATGAATTTCTTTGACAAACTAGTTCTCTACTGATCAACTACTCAAGCAATGATGAGTTTCATCATATTCTTTTGTAGTTCATAGTATTTATAAGCATTCAACTACTCAAGCAATGATGATTGATAAACAACAGCACCCAAGGATCGAGCAAAAGCTTGCTGGCCAGCTTCACTTGAGATCCAACTCCAACCTTTCCCCACATGTTGGAAAAAGGCTAGCTCTGTTTCAGCAGCGATTCTCACTAGCAAATTATTCAAATGCAGGGTTACAGTTCCCTCTCATGCCTGCGTGCAAGCCCACAAACTACATGCATTCTGCAGGTTCACCAGTGTTCATCCCATCGCCTTCGGAGAAAAACTGGGGAAGGTTTGCCACTGATTTTCTCATGGGTGGAGTTTCTGCGGCAGTGTCCAAGAGTGCAGCTGCTCCGATTGAGCGTGTAAAGCTTCTCATTCAAAATCAGGATGAGATGATCAAAGCGGGCAGGCTCTCTGAACCCTACAAGGGCATTGGAGATTGCTTTGGAAGAACAATCAAAGATGAAGGGTTTGTTTCATTGTGGAGAGGGAACACTGCTAATGTTATCCGTTACTTCCCAACACAGGTATATTTGTCATTCCAACGTGAAACTTTGTATGGTTGAGACCTACTATGTGTTCATGGACTTGGTCGATTATTACGAACATAGTTTGAGTTTTATAAACTCTCGAAAGGCTCAGTTCTCTGTGAAATATCAGAACAGAGAGATTGACATGAACCAtgagtaaattttttaatgtcaTCAGAGAGATTGAAATGAACTAGGaatcacaaattaaaaaaacttggCTGCACGTTGGTGAAGACTGAGTGAGATCATGAACAGTTGGTTTCATACAATGCAATGATTTCTCCATTCCTATGGTTCTGGTATTTGGATTTTGCATATCTGAAATACCACGTTTTTATCAGTCGCATACATTAactcaaaattttcaattagaGTAAGAAATAATGAAGTCAACTATGTTCACTCAGATTATCTTCAATCATGGAGATACAAGATCATATACAATCATTCTTCTTCGTTAATATTCTTTTGTCTTGACGTGGGTTTCTATTCATTCTCTTCGTGacattaaacaaattttctgGTTTAGAGGAAGAACTAATAAAACGTGTATCATGTAAAAATTAGCTTGAACTACAGTGACCTAAGACCATACAATGATTTATCGTCCATTAATCATTAAGCTTGTGACTACTGTCTAATGCTTATATATAGGCCTTGAATTTTGCATTTAAAGACTACTTTAAGAAGCTGTTCAACTTCAAGAAAGACAGGGATGGATACTGGAAATGGTTTGCAGGGAACGTAGCATCTGGTGGTGCAGCAGGAACCGTGTCTTCAGTGTTTGTATATTCATTGGATTACGCTCGAACCCGCCTTGCCAGTGATGCCAAGGCTGGAAAGAAGGGTGGAGAGAGGCAATTCAATGGCTTGATCGATGTGTACAGGAAGACTATTCAATCAGACGGTGTTGCTGGCCTCTACCGTGGCTTCAACGTATCTTGCGTTGGAATCATTGTCTACCGTGGTTTATACTTTGGCATGTATGATTCTCTGAAACCAGTGGTCTTGGTGGGAACTTTGCAGGTAAGCATTATACTTTTCATGGTCCCTTTTTGGTCACCTAGGTTAGTTTGCTCaatattttcatttctattttttcagGATAGTTTCTTGGCTAGCTTTGCTCTGGGGTGGCTGGTTACTATCAGTGCAAGCATTTCCTCGTACCCCTTGGATACGGTTCGCAGAAGAATGATGATGACATCGGGTGAAGCTGTGAAGTACAAAAGCTCTTTGGATGCATTCTCGCAAATCGTGAAGAATGAAGGTTCAAAATCTCTCTTCAAGGGTGCCGGCGCAAACATCCTTCGTGCAGTTGCAGGTGCTGGTGTGCTTGCTGGTTATGACAAACTTCAGTTACTTGTTCTTGGAAAGAAGTATGGTTCTGGTGGGGCTTGATTACAACAAGTGTCATATACTGAATATCTGTGGTACCAAAACTGCATTCAAAGTcaagtgttttatttatttatgtgtaaatatatatatatatatatatatatatatatatatatatatatatatatatatatatgtcaattaaatatttgtcCAATAATGATCAATTAAATGAATGAATTCGTAAAGGGCTGATAAAAGGAGTAAATATTTGTGGCAAAACGACAAAATGTATCATATGtaataagtaataaatataattctctTCCAAGtgattttttatcatttaacaaCTTTTgcaattcataatttaattagatataaatatcacaataatataaataaactattttttgttttcatcgaACAATTGATGTGTAACATGAAATTTAACATAGTATTTACAATTATCAAGATTAGATTTCATTTCAATTCCAATTTCATGTTAAAATCAACTTACAAATATACTCAAATCTTGTTTCTTGAATCATCAACAAACAATCATACATTTAGTTCAAGAGTCTTAAGATTAATAATCAATTGTGTTTTAACACTTCAAAAGACatattcaatttcaattataggtttaaaagatattttccaATATTTCAAAAACCAATAATCAAGACATGGGTGATTAAGCCAAAACAAACATTAAGCATAGAAATCAAATACTAAAgttgaaatggaaaaaaatatgCACAAAATAAACCAGATTCAATTTATTACATCTAATTTTAACAATAGGTTTAACTCTCAATGGaagaaataagaaagaaattgaaaccaAAGAGAGATGTGCGCCCTTTTCTAAGGTTCTTACAACTATTTCATGCTTCAATTGTGTTCCCTTCGCATCTCTCCAATTCGGATATTCTCTCTTTTATCAAACCTTAAATGGACATAACACCATAAATGAAGATCAAAGACCCAAAGAGGAGTGTAAGAGCTTATTAACACACCAAACAATCTTCAAAGGTCTCTCTCAATCACTTTAGGTGAAAATAAActatggaaaaagaaaatgagtcAAACCAAAACATgaataaatatcttattttgaCATCTCAACATAGTTAGAtgtcataaaataaaacacgaAAAGAATTTTATGTCAAATCATCGTCAAAATATGACTTTGCATAAGCCATTGATGTTCAATAGTAGGTTTTACCACCTAAATCCAAAATAgataaaagttaatattatatatatatatatatatatatatatatatatatatatatatatatatatatattcaatatctATCCAATGATCAATCAAATGAATGAATTTGTAAAGCACTGAGAAAAGcatgaagaaaatataattcGTATTGCATTTGTGCAAATTTGGTTTCCATGTTTATAGAAAATATGTGTTCACTTTGTAAAATTTAAGGTTGGACTTTGTGTTATGATGTCATATATTTCTTagttttttatgtatttaatttaataaatacttgTTAGTTATCTACATATTTCGTAAATATTAAGTGGTTATGTCAAGTACTAATAACgtatcattataataatattttataggtATATGTTAAAGTATCAATTAACTTTTGTTTACCATGATTAATTTATGTCTGGAAAATTTGGTTCATAATTTTTGGTGGAACTTTTTTCTTATCACATTCTTTTTATATGTAAGATTTAGATTTAATTTCATGactttattttaagaaaatcaaattcaatatcATTTATGTTTATGGCAACAGCTTAGCAGTTAGTGTTCTAATGACATATCCCATGCCAAAACTTTCTCCTTATCTATCTCAAATAACGTCAAGGATAAAACCAATAATTCTAAAGGGTGAAAACCCAATTATTTTACAAGATATCATTCATATCCTGTCTTCTATATAAGATGAAAGTActacaaataattttagttcctccattcttaatttaaaattttaatacttattcgaaaatatagatatttaatcttttgattttaaaattcattatcttAATCTAACAATCTATATTACGATATTgatagttaaaatattataatgatacAAAAAACCAATTAGAATACATCATATGtgctttaaaaagaaaagaatgtaTCGCATGTGGGTTAGTATTAATACTTTAGACATCAAAGtcttaatttaaacaattggataaaaatcattaattttaaaaaattaaaagactaaacttttattttaaaaacggagaaactaaaaattaaggatttgaaaaattagagactaacctaataaaatatggCTCTGGCATGAGTCATGCCACTCCTCTGCACAGAACATATCCCTTGAGGAGAAGCAGAGAATCTTTtgaattagtttattaattaCTTGGCGAATGTCTCGTGGCTATTCtttatttcttcatcttcaGGCTTCACCAGTGCAGACAAAAGGACTGTGCTGTGATTGGAATATGTCAATATAAGTTATACTTTTCGTGTTCGCTTCACTTCCACGCCAGCACTTGCTCATTCTCATCAATTCCTTCGTTTTCTCACATGCCTCGCACTATCTTTTCCATGTGTTCCTCTTTGGTGCAGTGTGCACAGTTTGCCATCCAAAGaacactaaaaagaaaagtaaattagACAAAAATGAACTATGAGACATATATTCCGAGAAGTGAAGTGCACCATTCTACTCTttgcttatttttaattatttagagaGTAAAATTCACTTGAGGTGTGATGCATATTCCAGAGAAACAAGCTACCAATGACATATCAGTCCAATTTTGGGACGACAAATTCACACACTTTAATACAATAGGTATATGGTTTGTATGCTGTCTAATCAACTATTGACTGAGTGACGTAGGACAACATTACACCAAGATTCGAATCAAATGATTATTCGGCCAATTGATAatcaaatggaaaatataattaaatttatattgattataaatttatctcgCAACTTATAAACATGAGTTTGAGATAAGGAAGTAGGTAACTGCATTATTACATTTATtgcaaattaatatttttgacaAGTACATCCTTACACAACTTGAAGACGATTTTTGACTGTGATTCTTGATCCCACactcttcacctttttcttccttACATTATACtcaattttcttattattagttaatataaGACTTACactcattttaattttcaatcagTTTTTACTCGTGCTAATTACGactgttatttttttgtttgttattatgaAATACACTTGCTTAACCATCCATAAAAAAGACTTTTTGATACTGTTTGACTctattttagagaaaaaattatCCAAAAGATATAATATCAATATTACATAAACTCAATTCACACATATTCACACTATCTTCAACCAAgacttaaaacaataaatttataaattgtgtGTGCTCAACTTTTTCAtcactatttaatttaatgtaacTTAGACTTCACATCTAAATTGTGAAGTGTATGAGTGCTTAAAAAAGACATAGTAtgatatgatataataattaaaaataaaataaattttctataagACTATTTTCACAATATATATTAaggaaaaatgtttataaattatttttaatctgttGAGCTGAGttaatatattatcaaaaaataaatataatggttaaataaatgcataaaataaaagagaaaaacagaaACGGTTGGAGAAGAGGCGCGATGCAGGTGATCATGATCTATATCAATGGAGTTGGCGTGTTCCTTCATGAAGTGCTTAAAGGTGGAGAAAGCAGAGTTAACAGAGGAAGTTACGAAGCTTTTCATTCGTTCGTTCTTGGTTCATTCATTTTCATTCGGCACCAAAAGAGATCAAGGTCAGTTTCTTCATATTCCTTCCATTCAGTtcacttttttcattttatactcatGCATTCCGTTTTCATCTTCACTTCACCTAtcaccatttttctttttacagttCTAGAATCAACGAACTGCGAGATTTATGTTCTAATTCTCTGCTTCCGTCCAACTAAACAGGTACTCCACgttgagtttttcttttcttctccagAGATCGAAGATTTCACTATTCGTTCCTCGAGAGTGTTTAAGTTCTGTTTCCTTTTCCACTTGATTAGTGCGCTTTCAAGTTTTGCCGGGAAAATGCTTCATGCAACTTTGTTCCTCTTTTTTAGAATCTGACAACTGCAAAAATTATGCAATAATGTCGTTCGTATCCAATGATTGTTTTATATGTAGTGTATGTCaggattttaattttgttcagtaataaataaattaaaattgttactGTATCTTAATTGTTTCATTATTTTCGAGATCAATAACTATGAGTAGTGATGTACTACTTATTATTGACTTTCATAGTTATTGTAATCAGGACAATAATTATTTGGGCTTTAGGGACTACAGTATCTAGAAAGACCTAATCATTTCTTTATCTCAAAATTCAGGTTAACATTTTAGAGTAGCTGACTGATCTGGCGTTGATTGCTTCAGTTTTACTGACGAACATGCGGAATTGAATACTTGAATTCACTCTACAAATTACCTGTACGTGAATTCATTCTGCACATTACCTTTTGTGATTCACTCTGCAGATTACTTGTCCGTGAATTCACTCTGCAGATTCACCATTTTCTGTAAATTCACATTACTGATTCACTATTTTCTATGAATTCACTCTACAGAGTACTTGTCCGTGAATTCACTCCGCAGATTCACCATTTTCTGTAAATTCACATTACTGATTCACTATTTTCTATGAATTCACTCTACAGACTACTTGTCCGGCAGATAGAATTCAAGATCAGTTAGAATCCACACATGGAGATCCGTTACAATAACATGAGCTATCCCTACAGTACAGCAGGAAGCTTTATTGAATATGTTGAAGGTCTCACATACGAACATGTTAACTTCATTTTTTCTGGTGCCTCACATGCTCAGGTACCTTCAGAGATATTATCTACATTATGTTTGGATATTGATAGATTTTTCGCACCCTTTTAATTGTTTCCTTTTTGTAGATTTGTTGGGATACATAGCTAAGTTTGATATACATTGTAGAACTTTTCAAATATAGAATAAAGGTCTTCTATTAAAGGGtttatatacaatattattCATGATATTTTCCTACGAGTAGAACTCTGGTTGAAAGTTGCAAGTAAAAAAGTTTCCATATATATACAGGAGAGTTCATACCCTTCAAGTTCGACTACAAGCTTTTACAAATCTGGGCTGTCTGAACCGGGCAGTACCTCGTACTATCAGGATAGTAATGGTTACGAGGTGAATTATCATGAACAATTGATGGATGAGTATAGAAGGCACTCGGAAAAGTCTGCAACAATCAATGAACAAATGGCAACAGTACGTATAGAAAGGGAAGGAGTAAACAATGTCACACTAGACAGTTCTACTGAATGTAAGCTACAGAGTTTCATCATTGGAAAATTTTCACCAAATATATTATCCACTTAAACCCCTTTTGCAGATCCGTAGTTCGATACCAATGTATAAAATGTGTGctcaaaattaaaacaaatccATCTCTTTTCTTTCAGGTCCGAGAAGGCATCATAATGATTTTAATGACTATGaggtatttttattaaatttctgttgcattaaatatttaaataattaaatggaTATTGTTTCAACATTGAAGTTGTCTCTATGCCTACAGCACAATCACCAATTAATTAGAATGAGCTAAGccattttttcataatttttttcaggTCAATTGGGAAGACCATATTGATCCTGACAACATGACCTATGAGGTTGGACTGAAAATAGCCTTCCTTTAGTTGTCCACATATATTTCTCCCTTAAAAGTAAACTAATCTTATTTTTGGTTTCTTAAAAGTATACAACCAATATTCTAGATGTATATAATGGTAAGTTTTagaattgtttgatttttagAGCCTATACCTTCAACCTTTTCCTTTTTGGTCGTCTTTGGCTTTACTCCTGCACAAGACTTCCTCCTTCGTTTCTTCCAGCATAATGCATTATGTTATATCCACACTACTACAGCATCATTTTCccaaaaaaatgttcaaaagtTGTATAATGGTAGTTATAATCCAGAAACTTGATTTTTATTATGGTTTTAACAATTGCTTATAATAGTTACCCAGGAGACAGTTGTGGGATTGATTTAGCAATTAGGACCTTTTGTCACTCATTATAGTTGCAAGTAAGGAAGGCGCTGCTAAACCTCTATACCATTTTAAAGATTATTTAGTTTAAACAAGATAGCATGATATTGATAACCCTTGCCTTCCCCTATAAAAATAGACTAATGGGTGGTGGAAGTTAAGGGTTCAAAACCAATGGATGGGTGCGTGAGACAGTTACCAATGTAACAGACAACTATACGGCCGACCATCCAACTTAAATTATCACGGTTTATTGGTTGATAGGGGTTATAATTTGCATGACATGCCTGTCGTTCTGATAATAATGAGTACTTAGTAGTAAAAGTCAAGTTCTTTGTCTCCTTCGTCAGTTACAATACTTTTTCTTAATAGTATCCTTTTTCATGTTAGTTATTGAAGAAATTCTGTGACAGTATTCTTTTATCTTCTCTGTAAATCCCTTTGTACTTGCTAATGCTGTGCCACCTGGTGATGGAAAAGGCTTGGTTGTTGTTACCAGTGAAAATCTAAATTACTTGTTCTAGAACATCTCGATGAATAACAATAGATAAAAGTTGGAAGTACAGACTTCTTTCACTTGGTTTTATTCTTTTAGCTTTTCCTCACATTGATACCATTTTATTTATCGTAGGAACTACTTGAATTAGGTGAGACAGTTGGAACTGAGTGTCGTGGTCTCACCCAAGAACAAATTTCATCGATTCCAGTATCGAAGTACGAGTGTGGACGCTTTTTCTTCTTTAGGAAGAAGTCACGGGAGGAGAGGTTATTTTCCGTTTCtagattttgttttagttttctgaaaaagaaattatttcatataatcTTTTctgtttagtaatttttttttcagaattatATGCCTTCTTAACCTTGTTAAACTACATTGCCTAACAAGAGGTTAATAAAtaggataataatattttgacaatatttttttgataatattttaacattatctatGTGTTATTCTatgattggttcaaaattatttcataattaataataataattataaataataacatggATCAATCACATAATGATACGTAGATggtattaaaatattgtcaaaaaatgttgtaaaagtatcattatcctaatAAATATGGATGCGGTAACATacaaatgagttttattatataaaaaaaatcattaatggATTTATTAGGTGTTCCAAGTCTATCGCTAAGAAATAGAACATGTGCATGAGGTAGATTATATTAGAACTCTGTAAATACTTTGGTATATTGAACCCATTGCAAACTTGAATTGCAACTAGAGTCCTACTCTTATCTATTGTTTTCTTGACAGAAGAGCAATTATTTGGATATTGACTCCTCCTTAATGTGCTATTCTGATTCATTTTCATGTTTAGATGCGTGATTTGTCAGATGGAATATAGAAGAGGGGACAAGAGGATGACTTTACCATGCAAACATGCCTATCATGCTAGCTGTGGGAACAAATGGCTTAGCATCAATAAGGCAAGTTGTTTAGGAATGAGATCTCGAAGAATAGACTCCGAACTTCAGAATCTATCAAAGCATTACTGAAATGAAAAATACaaatgttgaaaattttataaatataagcaTTTTAACGAGAGATCACGAGGCATATAAAGATTAATTTAGGTTTCCCACTGGCAATTACTACTCCCAAATTTTCTCTGTGAAATGCATATTTTTTAGGATTCACGTCAGTTGTTGATTCccattaatttataataacgAGTTCGTTAAATACTTGTAGTGCTCAATTTCGCATATGCTGAAATGCCTCTTATTTTCTGTGTTGTTTTTTAGGCTTGCCCTATGTGTTACACAGAGGTGATGGTGGACGTGTCAAAACACAAATAGTCACCTGCGAGCGAATAGAAGCACCCTACCTGTATATGATTCGGTTTTTCCTTATGCCTAAATATctccttttttttatcagctattaaataatgtattatatagGTATAAGGGTTACCCTTTCtcatttacaaaaatgaaaaatgatcaATC
This genomic window contains:
- the LOC108333360 gene encoding E3 ubiquitin-protein ligase BIG BROTHER isoform X1, which codes for MEIRYNNMSYPYSTAGSFIEYVEGLTYEHVNFIFSGASHAQESSYPSSSTTSFYKSGLSEPGSTSYYQDSNGYEVNYHEQLMDEYRRHSEKSATINEQMATVRIEREGVNNVTLDSSTECPRRHHNDFNDYEVNWEDHIDPDNMTYEELLELGETVGTECRGLTQEQISSIPVSKYECGRFFFFRKKSREERCVICQMEYRRGDKRMTLPCKHAYHASCGNKWLSINKASCLGMRSRRIDSELQNLSKHY
- the LOC108333360 gene encoding E3 ubiquitin-protein ligase BIG BROTHER isoform X3; the encoded protein is MEIRYNNMSYPYSTAGSFIEYVEGLTYEHVNFIFSGASHAQESSYPSSSTTSFYKSGLSEPGSTSYYQDSNGYEVNYHEQLMDEYRRHSEKSATINEQMATVRIEREGVNNVTLDSSTECPRRHHNDFNDYEELLELGETVGTECRGLTQEQISSIPVSKYECGRFFFFRKKSREERCVICQMEYRRGDKRMTLPCKHAYHASCGNKWLSINKASCLGMRSRRIDSELQNLSKHY
- the LOC108334157 gene encoding ADP,ATP carrier protein, mitochondrial isoform X4 — encoded protein: MPACKPTNYMHSAGSPVFIPSPSEKNWGRFATDFLMGGVSAAVSKSAAAPIERVKLLIQNQDEMIKAGRLSEPYKGIGDCFGRTIKDEGFVSLWRGNTANVIRYFPTQALNFAFKDYFKKLFNFKKDRDGYWKWFAGNVASGGAAGTVSSVFVYSLDYARTRLASDAKAGKKGGERQFNGLIDVYRKTIQSDGVAGLYRGFNVSCVGIIVYRGLYFGMYDSLKPVVLVGTLQDSFLASFALGWLVTISASISSYPLDTVRRRMMMTSGEAVKYKSSLDAFSQIVKNEGSKSLFKGAGANILRAVAGAGVLAGYDKLQLLVLGKKYGSGGA
- the LOC108334157 gene encoding ADP,ATP carrier protein 1, mitochondrial isoform X3, translated to MMIDKQQHPRIEQKLAGQLHLRSNSNLSPHVGKRLALFQQRFSLANYSNAGLQFPLMPACKPTNYMHSAGSPVFIPSPSEKNWGRFATDFLMGGVSAAVSKSAAAPIERVKLLIQNQDEMIKAGRLSEPYKGIGDCFGRTIKDEGFVSLWRGNTANVIRYFPTQALNFAFKDYFKKLFNFKKDRDGYWKWFAGNVASGGAAGTVSSVFVYSLDYARTRLASDAKAGKKGGERQFNGLIDVYRKTIQSDGVAGLYRGFNVSCVGIIVYRGLYFGMYDSLKPVVLVGTLQDSFLASFALGWLVTISASISSYPLDTVRRRMMMTSGEAVKYKSSLDAFSQIVKNEGSKSLFKGAGANILRAVAGAGVLAGYDKLQLLVLGKKYGSGGA
- the LOC108334157 gene encoding ADP,ATP carrier protein 1, mitochondrial isoform X2, yielding MITVRDSLTSGAFHSIYKHSTTQAMMIDKQQHPRIEQKLAGQLHLRSNSNLSPHVGKRLALFQQRFSLANYSNAGLQFPLMPACKPTNYMHSAGSPVFIPSPSEKNWGRFATDFLMGGVSAAVSKSAAAPIERVKLLIQNQDEMIKAGRLSEPYKGIGDCFGRTIKDEGFVSLWRGNTANVIRYFPTQALNFAFKDYFKKLFNFKKDRDGYWKWFAGNVASGGAAGTVSSVFVYSLDYARTRLASDAKAGKKGGERQFNGLIDVYRKTIQSDGVAGLYRGFNVSCVGIIVYRGLYFGMYDSLKPVVLVGTLQDSFLASFALGWLVTISASISSYPLDTVRRRMMMTSGEAVKYKSSLDAFSQIVKNEGSKSLFKGAGANILRAVAGAGVLAGYDKLQLLVLGKKYGSGGA
- the LOC108333360 gene encoding E3 ubiquitin-protein ligase BIG BROTHER isoform X2; translation: MEIRYNNMSYPYSTAGSFIEYVEGLTYEHVNFIFSGASHAQESSYPSSSTTSFYKSGLSEPGSTSYYQDSNGYEVNYHEQLMDEYRRHSEKSATINEQMATVRIEREGVNNVTLDSSTECPRRHHNDFNDYEVNWEDHIDPDNMTYEELLELGETVGTECRGLTQEQISSIPVSKYECGRFFFFRKKSREERCVICQMEYRRGDKRMTLPCKHAYHASCGNKWLSINKACPMCYTEVMVDVSKHK